A section of the Chelmon rostratus isolate fCheRos1 chromosome 16, fCheRos1.pri, whole genome shotgun sequence genome encodes:
- the LOC121619971 gene encoding uncharacterized protein LOC121619971: MSSLVLLLATLGLLVQGSSGQITLTQSPESQSVVPGQTVSIRCKTSSSVSGWLSWYLQKPGEAPKLLIYAASSRQSGVPGRFSGSGSGTDYSLTISGVQAEDSGVYDCQQSNSSPFTHVSERGVWEPWVASQVTEPTFPHWSAGSLRDRVQSEGKPLLARHMSVAFPCRSSSLEGGSTVRKNMTLIGVLIWTLLCCCFTESRGQITVTQPGAVRSALGESVTINCKTSPGVYGGSYLHWYQQKDGETPKLLIYYANSRASGIPDRFTGSGSNTDFTLTISGVQTEDAAVYYCQSFHYINSQVVFTQ, encoded by the exons atgagctcactggttctactgctggccaccctggggctcctggttcagg gttcatcaggacaaatcaccctgactcagtctcctgaatctcagtctgttgttccaggacagactgtctccatcagatgtAAAACCAGTTCAAGCGTTAGTGGCTGGCTGAGCTGgtaccttcagaaacctggagaagctcctAAACTCCTGATTTATGCAGCTTCAAGCCGTCAGTCTGGAGTTCCAGgtcgtttcagtggaagtggatcTGGGACTGACTACagtctgaccatcagtggagttcaggctgaagattcaggagtttACGACTGTCAGCAGAGTAACAGCAGCccgttcacaca CGTCTCTGAGAGAGGAGTCTGGGAGCCCTGGGTGGCCTCGCAGGTCACAGAGCCCACCTTCCCCCACTGGTCTGCAGGgagcctcagg GACAGAGTCCAGTCTGAGGGGAAGCCCTTGTTGGCCAGACACATGAGCGTGGCCTTCCCCTGCCGCAGCTCCTCActggaggggggcagcaccGTCAGG aaaaacatgactctgatcggcgtcctcatctggactctcctctgctgctgcttcacag agtccagaggccagatcacagtgactcagcctGGAGCAGTGAGGTCTGCTCTGGGAGAGTCCGTCACCATCAACTGTAAGACCAGTCCAGGGGTTTATGGTGGGAGCTATTTACACTGGTaccaacagaaagatggagaaactcCTAAACTGCTCATTTACTATGCTAACAGCCGAGCATCAGGGATTCCAGATCGTTTTACAGGCAGTggatcaaacactgacttcactctgaccatcagtggagtccagactgaagatgcagcagtttactactgtcagagtTTTCATTATATCAACAGTCAGgttgtgttcacacagtga